The proteins below are encoded in one region of Pomacea canaliculata isolate SZHN2017 linkage group LG7, ASM307304v1, whole genome shotgun sequence:
- the LOC112568891 gene encoding uncharacterized protein LOC112568891: MSRSCGLAPVILVLILTVTGTQAQCTERELNTLFLCIVPYNDKFLQTIGTGDSCNRTLISEDLCNDFAAIVNCTNQKDVSRTTCRPHAVEQINPNMEIPCKIPDFENVCKKAPAIDKGGNTGGGASGVGILRGHLGVVIIVSLIAHM, translated from the exons ATGAGTCGGTCGTGCGGTCTGGCGCCGGTGATCTTGGTCCTGATTCTCACTG TGACGGGGACACAGGCGCAATGCACTGAGCGAGAACTCAATACATTGTTCCTATGTATTGTACCTTACAATGATAAGTTCTTGCAGACGATTGGAACTGGAGATTCATGCAACCGAACTCTTATCTCTGAGGACCTGTGCAA TGACTTTGCCGCCATTGTGAACTGTACCAACCAGAAAGACGTTTCCAGAACAACATGTCGGCCACACGCTGTGGAACAGATAAATCCAAATATGG AAATTCCTTGTAAAATCCCTGACTTTGAAAATGTGTGCAAGAAAGCACCAGCAATCGACAAAG GAGGTAATACCGGAGGAGGAGCTTCAGGTGTTGGCATCTTGCGGGGGCATCTGGGAGTGGTCATTATTGTATCCCTGATAGCACATATGTAG